A part of Leptospiraceae bacterium genomic DNA contains:
- a CDS encoding MerR family transcriptional regulator, with protein sequence MNISPNTLYYKPVDWKSKDAPVLRLIQLFLEKLPASGVPSVTYHLKKVMVINKKRIERIMKDNGLINTKKRPKKAKTTDSGHKFHKYTNLTKGIKTTNLNQIIVGDVTAYDVKGVNHYLALLMDLHTREIVSAAISDKNDTNLVLGALDEAKKKKDIEGMHSPY encoded by the coding sequence ATGAACATTAGCCCCAATACACTATACTACAAGCCTGTAGATTGGAAGTCGAAAGATGCGCCTGTATTAAGACTGATTCAATTGTTTTTAGAAAAATTACCAGCCTCCGGCGTTCCATCAGTTACATATCATTTGAAGAAAGTTATGGTCATTAACAAGAAGCGAATCGAAAGGATAATGAAAGATAATGGTCTGATTAATACGAAAAAACGTCCTAAAAAGGCTAAAACGACTGATTCTGGGCATAAATTCCATAAGTATACAAATCTAACCAAAGGAATAAAGACAACAAATTTGAACCAGATAATTGTTGGTGATGTAACAGCCTATGACGTAAAAGGGGTTAATCATTATTTGGCGTTACTGATGGATTTACATACTAGAGAAATTGTCAGTGCGGCAATCTCGGATAAAAACGATACTAACCTTGTTCTAGGAGCTTTGGACGAAGCTAAAAAGAAGAAAGACATTGAAGGGATGCATTCACCATACTGA
- a CDS encoding transposase — MKGCIHHTDADVRYCSDRYVERLMNYGMQISMCVGNVYENAHAESLNKTIKAGEINISDYDSKEESGASIFGYVNKYNALKPHSAHNGMSPAEFAAFISKNKKK; from the coding sequence TTGAAGGGATGCATTCACCATACTGATGCAGATGTAAGGTATTGCTCTGATAGATACGTTGAGCGGCTAATGAATTACGGAATGCAGATTTCTATGTGTGTGGGTAACGTATACGAAAATGCTCATGCTGAATCTTTGAACAAAACTATAAAGGCTGGTGAAATAAATATTTCCGACTATGATAGCAAGGAAGAATCCGGAGCCTCTATCTTTGGTTATGTAAACAAGTATAACGCACTGAAACCTCACTCTGCGCATAACGGTATGTCACCCGCTGAGTTCGCTGCATTTATTTCAAAGAATAAAAAAAAATAA
- a CDS encoding IS701 family transposase: MGKERAKEYFEKTLKGFSSEIKRKNIERISETIIDQDYQNLHHFITTSPWDKKDMNEIRINFMREHSNSYPTKKAILVIDDSGVLKRGNSTEGVGHQYIGQVGKVANGNVFVTSHLVSEFKHMPLDIKEFIPEDKTKTKEEQKFTTKIEIAIFLIEEAIRRGIKFEFVVADAWYGSSPNFTDYLEAKGLKYIVSIKSNRNIFYKFPNDLKSSEHKISELLTLIELNAFRPLILNYQMVRTRKIYFVRMDLKVKGLSGKRRVIIETDRIGDWANAEVSYFISNATELRDDTVIRYYHRRNWIEVFYREVKDFLGADEYQVEYG; the protein is encoded by the coding sequence ATGGGTAAGGAAAGAGCAAAAGAATATTTTGAGAAGACCTTAAAAGGTTTTAGTTCAGAGATAAAACGGAAAAATATTGAGCGGATTTCCGAAACGATAATAGATCAGGATTATCAAAATCTCCATCATTTCATTACAACTTCTCCTTGGGATAAGAAGGATATGAATGAGATACGTATTAACTTTATGCGAGAGCATAGTAACTCTTATCCGACAAAGAAAGCGATATTAGTCATTGATGATTCTGGTGTTCTTAAAAGAGGCAATTCGACAGAAGGCGTTGGGCATCAATATATTGGTCAAGTTGGAAAAGTGGCTAATGGCAACGTATTCGTAACCTCACATTTAGTGAGTGAGTTCAAGCATATGCCATTAGATATAAAAGAATTTATACCCGAAGATAAAACTAAAACCAAAGAAGAACAAAAATTTACAACAAAGATAGAGATTGCGATTTTTCTAATAGAAGAAGCTATTCGACGAGGAATCAAATTTGAATTCGTTGTTGCAGATGCATGGTATGGTTCTAGCCCTAATTTTACTGACTATTTAGAGGCTAAAGGTTTGAAGTATATTGTATCAATTAAAAGTAATCGAAATATATTTTACAAATTTCCTAATGATTTAAAAAGTAGTGAGCACAAGATAAGTGAGTTACTTACACTCATAGAGCTTAACGCATTTCGCCCCTTGATATTAAATTATCAGATGGTTCGAACAAGAAAAATTTATTTTGTTAGGATGGATTTAAAAGTAAAAGGATTAAGTGGAAAAAGAAGAGTGATAATTGAAACTGATAGAATTGGTGATTGGGCAAATGCAGAGGTAAGTTATTTTATTTCCAATGCAACTGAATTGCGCGATGACACTGTTATCCGCTACTATCATAGACGGAATTGGATAGAAGTATTCTATAGAGAAGTAAAAGACTTTCTAGGTGCAGACGAATATCAAGTGGAGTATGGATAG
- a CDS encoding transposase: MFYSLLFKTVSDTLRKVSKNKKYLNCIPGFLSILHTWGQTLSYHPHIHVLITGGGISADKGKWIDSRDKFFLPIPVLSKLFQRLFLFHLKKYYHGSYLTIPKSCEELNDPSHFQRFLTNLYSKKWIVYTKQPFENPDSVIKYLGRYTHRIAISNQRILEITNNTVTFRYKDYADNDKLKTMTLPCVEFIRRFLMHILPLGFVKIRHYGIIANRSRKDSLELCKSLLKKLNRSLNQKSTPEEWKDILASMIKKDSPM; the protein is encoded by the coding sequence ATATTCTATTCTCTTTTATTTAAAACTGTCTCGGATACGTTAAGAAAGGTAAGTAAGAATAAAAAGTATCTAAATTGTATTCCTGGTTTTTTATCTATTCTACATACTTGGGGACAGACTTTATCTTATCATCCACATATTCATGTTCTAATCACAGGAGGTGGAATTTCTGCGGATAAAGGCAAATGGATCGATTCAAGAGATAAATTCTTTCTGCCGATTCCCGTTCTATCAAAACTATTTCAGAGATTATTTTTATTTCATTTAAAAAAATACTATCATGGAAGTTATCTTACTATTCCCAAAAGTTGTGAAGAATTAAATGATCCATCACACTTTCAAAGATTTTTAACAAACCTCTATTCTAAAAAATGGATCGTATATACAAAACAACCTTTTGAAAATCCCGACTCCGTAATTAAATACCTCGGACGTTATACACACAGGATAGCAATCAGTAACCAGAGAATATTAGAAATCACAAACAATACCGTAACATTCAGATACAAAGATTATGCGGATAATGACAAACTCAAAACAATGACTCTACCATGTGTAGAGTTTATTCGCAGGTTTCTTATGCATATCCTTCCATTAGGATTCGTTAAAATCAGACATTACGGAATCATCGCAAACCGATCTCGCAAAGACTCTCTCGAATTATGTAAGTCACTTCTTAAAAAACTAAATCGTTCTTTAAATCAGAAGTCTACACCGGAAGAATGGAAAGATATTCTTGCGTCCATGATCAAAAAAGATTCTCCTATGTAG
- a CDS encoding transposase zinc-binding domain-containing protein has translation METSQQEEMLVRKRILEVAEVFRENEKEFFSVYGNSLTRNEVKAYYAIRNCRTETLGGHVDKCSHCGFEKNSYNSCRNRHCPKCQFLRKEKWLVKENKNILPVKYFHVVFTLPSELNSLILNNKKYSILFYLKLSRIR, from the coding sequence ATGGAAACATCACAACAAGAGGAGATGTTGGTCAGAAAGAGGATACTCGAAGTAGCTGAAGTTTTTCGAGAAAATGAAAAAGAATTCTTTTCTGTCTATGGAAATTCTTTAACTCGAAACGAGGTAAAAGCGTATTATGCGATCAGGAATTGCAGAACAGAGACGCTCGGTGGTCACGTCGATAAATGTAGTCACTGTGGATTCGAAAAGAATTCCTACAATTCCTGTCGAAATCGGCATTGTCCCAAATGTCAGTTTTTGAGAAAAGAGAAATGGTTAGTTAAAGAGAATAAGAATATTTTACCTGTGAAATATTTTCATGTCGTATTTACTCTTCCCAGTGAATTAAACTCACTCATATTAAATAACAAAAAATATTCTATTCTCTTTTATTTAAAACTGTCTCGGATACGTTAA
- a CDS encoding tyrosine-type recombinase/integrase, which produces MTKNASVHTLRHSFATHLLEAGVNMHHIQLLLGHFSPQATYIYLHVRRYDLMNIKSPLDTYDYNILTNPLQTGGLANGNITTRGDVGQKEDTRSS; this is translated from the coding sequence ATAACAAAGAATGCCTCTGTCCATACTCTAAGACACTCTTTTGCAACACATCTTCTTGAAGCAGGGGTTAATATGCATCATATTCAACTTCTACTCGGACATTTTTCTCCTCAGGCTACATATATTTATTTACATGTCAGACGATACGATTTAATGAATATTAAGAGTCCTTTAGATACATACGATTACAATATTTTAACCAATCCTTTACAGACGGGAGGTCTGGCAAATGGAAACATCACAACAAGAGGAGATGTTGGTCAGAAAGAGGATACTCGAAGTAGCTGA
- a CDS encoding tyrosine-type recombinase/integrase, whose amino-acid sequence MEEFHEPAERENDSRIKAQDHERKTIKSYVSYVNYLAKYYKKSPDKINREEVKNYLYHLRVNKQLSANTLNVVHSAIRFFYIYVINAEWVVKDIAKYKRPKSKPVVLSKSEVEAILNLTWNIKHKTILTLIYSAGLRVSEAAKLKVNQIDPDRMQIFVKDGKGGTDRYALLSPTTLKLLRDYIQEYKPVDYLFYARDKNKMKSFSVRSIQRAFKDALLKRG is encoded by the coding sequence TTGGAGGAATTCCATGAGCCTGCTGAGAGAGAAAATGATTCGAGAATTAAAGCTCAAGACCATGAGCGAAAAACGATAAAGAGTTACGTTTCGTATGTAAATTATCTGGCAAAGTATTACAAAAAATCTCCAGATAAAATAAATCGAGAAGAAGTAAAGAATTATCTTTACCATTTAAGAGTTAATAAACAATTATCCGCTAATACATTGAATGTTGTCCATAGTGCGATACGATTTTTTTACATCTATGTGATTAATGCAGAATGGGTTGTGAAAGATATTGCTAAATACAAACGTCCCAAGAGTAAACCGGTTGTGTTAAGTAAATCAGAAGTGGAGGCTATTTTGAATTTAACCTGGAATATAAAGCACAAGACTATACTCACTCTCATCTATTCAGCAGGACTTCGAGTCAGTGAAGCAGCTAAGTTAAAGGTCAATCAAATAGACCCAGACAGAATGCAGATATTTGTCAAAGATGGAAAAGGTGGAACAGATCGTTATGCGCTATTGTCTCCCACTACTTTGAAATTGTTACGAGATTACATACAAGAATATAAGCCTGTCGATTACCTATTTTACGCAAGAGATAAAAACAAGATGAAAAGCTTTTCTGTTCGTTCAATACAGCGTGCATTTAAGGATGCTCTTTTAAAAAGGGGATAA